ACTGCAGCGTGCCCGACCGGGTCCAAGTCCCGCCGGCGACGGTGGGCACGCCGCGGGCCTGCAGATCACGCGAGAGCGAATACAGCGACTCACCGGCGAGGAACCGGCCCATCATCTCCCGAACGATCGCCGCTTCGGCCTCATCGATGACGTAGGAGTACTTGCCGTCGACGCCGGCGACACGCTGATAGCCGAACGGCCGCGACCCGCCGATGTGCGGCTTGCCGGCCTCGGCGAGCTCCTCGACCTTGCGGCGAATTCGTTCGGACTTGTGCTCCGACTCGCCGCGCGCCACGGCGCCGATCACTCGGGCCGTCGTGCGTCCCGCCGGCGTCGACAAGTCATAGTGGCCAGCGGTAACCGTCACCACGGCGCAGCCCGCGGCCTCGATCAGATCGATGAAGTCCTCGAGCTCGCGAGGGGAGCGATGCAGGCGATCCGGATGCCACGCCACGACACGATCGACCGCGCCCGCCTTGATGTCGTCGAGCATCCGCAGATACGCCGGCCGGCGCTTCCCCGAGAACGCCGACACGTCGTTGTCCTCGTAGATCGACACCGGCGACCACCCGTTACTCGAGCACAACTTCTCGCAATCGACCCGCTGACGCTCGACACCGAGCCTCGCGAGGTCCGCGTCCCGACTGATCCGCACATACACCGCCGTCGCCATGCCGAAGTACGGTACTTAGACGGTGTAGCGGGCCTGTCGCGGCTGCCGCACTGTGTTGGCGCGGTCAGCGACCGCGACGCGACCGAAGTCGATCGCGCCATCGCGGCTATCGGCCGGGAGCTGGCACGTCGCGACGACGCATTTGCCGCTGCGGGTGCCACCGATCGCGACGACTTCGTCGCCAAGACCGGCGCGGTCATGCCGCACCTTGTCGTGATCGCCGACGAGTTCGGGCAGTTCCGGAGGGAGGACGGTACGGGCACGCGGGTCGCCGCGCTGTTGCGGATCGCGGCGCAAGGTCGGTCCAAGGGGGTGCACCTCGTGCTCGCCACCCAATCGCCGAGCATCGACGTCACTGCCGACATCCGCCAGAACGTCGGCGTGCGCTTGTGCTTGCGCGTCGCTGAGCCAGCCGAGAGCGTTGCCGTGCTGGGCACGACCGACGCCCTGGCGCTGGCCCAGCCGGGCCGCGTCGTGCTCGCCGACGGCGAGCGCACGCGCATCGCCCAAGTGGCGCTCAGCCGCGGCCCGGTCCTGATCAACGACGCGGCGGACCATCCGGTGGTCGTGCGTGACCTCGTCGACGTGGCCGCCGGCCGCGCTGCTCCGAGCCCGGCGTTGCCGACGGAGCTGTTCGACGCCATCGTCGATGCGATCACGATCGCGGCGACCACCGAGGGTCTCACCGCCTCTCCGTTACTCGGAGCACCGTTGCCGGCGTTGGTCGAGCGCGCCGACCTCGCCGGCGCCGATCGTTCCTGGGCCGTGGGCGGGTACGTCGTCGCCCAGCGCGATCGTCCGGGCGTGCCCGCACCGGCGCCCGTCGTATTCGACCCGCACCGGCACGGGTCACTCACGATCGTCGGCGGCCCCCGGTCGGGCCGCACGACCACGCTGCTCACGCTCGCCGAAGCGGTACGCGACCAGGCCGACGCGCAGCATCCGGCCGTCGTGCACGCGGTGGATTGGGCTGGCGGCCTCGGCGTCCTCGCCGGTGCCGCCGCCGACGCCGGCGTGGTGGCCTACCGCGACTTCGACCATCTGCGCCGCACCCTGACCTGGCTTCAAGGCGAGGGCACTCCCGGGGTCGCCCGGATCGTGCTCATCGACCGCTATGACGCGTTGTTGCGTGACGTGCGGGACGTCGACGCCATTCTCGCCACCGAACTCGCCGATCTGCTGCAAAGCGGCCCGCGCCGGGGCGTGTTCCCAGCCGTCACCGTCGACCCCATGTCTCTCGTCGGTGGCGCCGCCCACCTCGGCGGCATGCGCCTGGTGCTGCCCGTCGACGACCCGTCCGTTGCGACCGCCGCCGGCCTGCCCCGCCGCAGTTTCGCCCTGCCGGGCCGTGCGATCGCGCTGCCCGACGGCGACGACGCGCAGATCGGCGTGCCGCGCCCACCCGCGGCCGGGGCCCAGACCGCGGTCGGCCACGTCGCTCCGCTGCCGCGCCAGGTCGACGCCGAGGCCTTCGCTGCTCTCACCGGTGAGACCGCGCTCGTGGGCCTCGGCGGTCTCGACGTGCTCGGACCCGTCGTCGTGGACTTCGACCGCGCCGGGCCGTGCGTCGTCGTCATCGGTCGCAGCGGGAGCGGGCGTTCGACGGCGTTGGCGACGATCGCCGGCACCTATGCCGGAAGCCGCCAAGTCGTGCGGGCGACGGCGCACGAGCCGTGGACGCCGGGCGAATCGCCGTCGCTCGTGATCGTCGACGACGCCGCTCGCGCGGCGTGGGTCGCGGACCCGGACCTGCCGGAAGCCCTGCGCGCCGGGCGCCACGTGCTCGTAGCCGCCTTCGATCAGGCCGACCTTCAATCGCTCAGCTTCGGCCACTGGCTGGTGCGCCGACCCTGCCCCGGCCTGCTGCTCGCCCTCGACGCCACCACCGACCGGATCGTCGCCGGCGAACGGGTCGGGTTCCACCCGCCCGCCGAATTGCGCGCCGGTCCGCCCGGGCGCGGCTGGTGGTGCGAACGCGGCCGCGGAATTCCCGTCCAGGTCGCTGACACCACCCGGTAGCGCGGATACGTTCCAAGGGTGCGGTGGAAGCAGGCGGCGGCAGCGGCTGCGGGGCTGCTTGCTGCCGTCGGGCTGAACGCCCACAAGGCCGCGGCGGACGACGCCGCCGACGCCCCGCCCGCCGACACGCCGGCGTCGACCACCACCACGTCGACGACGGTGGCTCCCGTGGAGCCCCCCGAGCAGCACAGCCCGCTCGACGAGCAGCGCCAGGCCCGCTTCGCCGCGGCCGCGGCGGCCGCGGCCGCGGCGGACCAGATGCCGGCCGGGTCGGGGCCCGTCCACACCGGGCGGCCCAAGCCCGCACCTGCTCCCACGCCCGCGACGCCCGACCCGGTGGTCACCGCCGGCGACGCGTCGGATTCAGGCTCGCAACTCCTCGCCGACGACCTCGTCGCCCTGGCGCGTCCTTTCCGAGCGGCAGCCGCCGGCGCGCCCGCTGCGACCGGCGCGCCGCGCCGGCTTATCCCCAGGGCGGCGGCCGACACCGCGCCGGCAACGCCGCTCGAGGCGACCCCGGCCGACGGCCCGGCGGGCAAGCCGCCGACGCCGGCCAATGCCCCCGGGCTCAACGCCACGGTCGTGGCGACGCCCGCCGTGCCCAAGGCCACCCCGCCGGCCGCCGTCGAGCCGCCCACGAGCGACGACGCCTGGTACCCGGCGTGGGTGACAGACGAGGCCGATCAACGGATCGCTGACAGATGGCGCACGTCCCCGGTCCGGGGCCCACCGCCGACGGTCGCGACCGCACTCGGTAACGACGCCCGCAACACGACCACGCAGGTTGCGGTTGTCCACGACCAGTCGGGTCACACCACGGTGTCTGTTTCGTCCCAGACGGCCACGGTCCACAACGTGGGCGTCGCCACAGCGGACAGCTCGGCCGGGGGTGACGCCACGGCGAGGGGCAACCGTTCCGCCACCGACATTCTCCAGGTGAGCGTGATCGAGCAGCGGGGGAGTGGGTCGGCAACCGTCGAACAGTCGGCCACCGTCGACAACGTCGGTACGGCGAGCGCCACATCGGCTGGCGCTGTCGACGCCGCCGCTTTCGGCAACGACTCGCAGACGAATGTCACCCAGATCGCCGTCGTGTTCGTCGAGGGCTCCGGTGACGCCCACGTGGCGCAGTCGACCGACATCGACAACGTCGGCGTGGCCACGGCCGAGGGCACCGACCACAGCGCCACGGCGATCGGCAACCAGTCGAGCACCGGCGTCACCCAGATCGCCGTTGTGCACGTGCGCAACGAGGACGTGAACGTCGGGCAGACCCAGACCACCAGCAACATCGGGATCGCAACCGCCACCGGCGGCACGGCGATCGGCAACAGCGCAACAAACACCACGACCCAAGTGGCCAAGGTGAATCGGTAGAGCGATTGCGGGAGCGGACCAATACGGTCCGCTCCCGGCGCGTCCAAGTACTTTTTGCGCCGATGCCGAACTCACGGTCGCGGAGGAACAACCCGTCGAAGCAGGAGCGCGCCGCCCTCCAGTCGGCGGCCCGCCAGGCGAACCAGAACCGCAAGCAGCGCCGCGGGCTGGGCTATGCCGTCGCCATCGCCTTGGTGGCGATCCTGTTCACCTTCGGCGTCCTCGGCCAGAACCTCAACGGCCGCGGCAAGAAGTCGACGGCGACCACCACGCCGGACCAGAACATCGCGGGCAAGCCGCCGTGCCCCAAGCTCGACGGCAGCTCGAAGCGCCAGCTGATCTTCGACACCGCCCCCGGGCCCTGCGTCGACAAGAACAAGGTCTACGACGCGGTGATCCAGACGACGGCGGGCACCCTGACCGTCGAGATCTACCCGGCCCGGGCCTACAACGCGGCGAACAACTTCATCTTCTTGGCGCTGTACCACTTCTACGACGGGCTGCCCTTCCACCGGGTGCTGCGCGACACGTTCGTCCAAACCGGCGATCCGGTGGCCCCCGGCATCACCAGCGCCGGCTACGAGTTTCCCGACGACGGCCTGCCCGCCTCCTCGAGCCAGTACGTGAAGGGCGCCATGCTCTTCGCCCACGAGGCGGCCGACGCCAACGGCAGCCAGATCCTCATCATCAGCGGGCCGGGCGGCGCCTCGCTCAATCCGACCTTCCCGCTGTTCGGTCAGGTCAAGAAGGGCTTCGGCGTGCTCGACAAGATCAACGCCGGCGCCAGCAACAACGTCAACATGCCGACGCTGCGCTACTCGATCGTGACCGTCGAGGTGCACGAGCACAAAGGGTGACGAAATCCCTCGTCAGCGCCACAGAGAGCAAACCCTCAACCTGATCTAGACCCTTGGTTGAGGGTTTTTCCCCGGCGTACTGACGCGTTTCAGCGCCTTTCACGCCTCCCAAATGTTTGACGCGGGCGTGGCCCGCCAGTAAACCTGCGGGTGCCGACGTGCGACCTCTCTGTGCAGCAGAGGCGACGTGGGGCGAGGCGAACAACACGCTTCCCCTTCCGATGACAGTGCATCGGGCACCCCGTACCAAACGCCGAGGCGTCTTCGTCGCGGCGTGCTTCACCCAGCAACACAAAGCAACACCCAGCAGTACCCGCAGTAACCAGCAGTACCTACCTATCCAACAAACGAGAAAACACGAAAGGAGGTGAGAAATTGGTTACGAGCAAAGAGAGGACTGGCTCCAAGTACGGTGCCATTGCCCTTCTGTTTTCCTCCGCGGTCATGCTGTTTGTCCTGATGTTTGGCGGGGTTGCGCACGCTGATGAAGCGGCGACAACTGCCAACGCAGGTGCAGCAGGAGCGAATACTGGCGGAAACACGGCAGGTGGCAATGGTTCGAACAACGGAGCCACCAGCAACCAGGCAGCTGCCAGTACTTCTGGCGGCGATGATGCTGTCGCGCCCAACTCTGCGAATTCGGGTAACTCGTCGAACGGTTCCGCCAGCATTACGACTGGCAACGCCAACTCGACGGGCAACTCGGCCACGAACAACGTGTCGCAGACGACGGTGCAGGGTCACAACGGTGTCGTCTCCATTACCGACCAGAACGCGACTGTTGTCAACATTGGCATCGCAGGCGCGAACACGGGCGGTAATACGGCAGTCGGCAACGGTTCCGTGAACAACAGCAATGCCACGCAGAACGCGACCGCTACTGGCGGAAACGGTGATGCGGTTGCCACAAACGATGCGACGGTTCACAACGACTCCGGCGGCGACGCCCGTATTTCTACGGGTGACGCGTCTGCTACAGGGTCGACGTCGAACAACACCATCAATCAGTCGAATTCCATCGACTGTCCCAACTGCCTCGGTGTGGTCGCCCTGGGCGATCAGAACGCCACCATTGTGAACGTCGGCATCGCCGGCGCGAACACTGGCGGTAACGCCGCGGTTGGTAACGGCTCCACGAACGTCGCCAACGCCAATCAGGCGTCGGCAGTGACGAACGCTGGAACCGGCGATTCGGTCGCCAGCAACACCGGCACCGCGTCGACCAACTCCAACGGCACGGCCGGCATTATGACCGGCGACGCCAATGCAGTGGGCAACGTGGCTACCAACAGCGTCACGCAGATCCGGAACATCGATGCACCTGGCGCCATGGGCGTCATCGTGCTAGGTGACCAGAACGCGACGACCGTGAATGCGGGAGCGGCATTCGCCAACACTGGCCTGAACACTGCGGTCGGTAACGGCGCTACTTCGACGTCGAACGCCGTCCAAGGTGCAGTTGCTGGTGCAGGTCCACCGGCTGACGACGCTGTCGCTTCGAACGACGGCACCGCCAGCACCAACAGCAACGGCTCCGCCAGCATCAACACTGGCGCCGCCAGCGCTACCGGTAATCGCTCTACTACCAATCTCACCCAGGCGCTCAACGTGAACACGACCGGCCATGTGCTTGTCCTCACGGATCAGAACGCCAACGTCTTCAACCTCGGTCTCGCTGTGGCGAACACCGGCGGCAACATTGGCGTGGGCAATGCCTCCACCAACGTTGCGGCTGTCGCTCAGACTGCGGCCGACACCAACGCTGGAGCGAACAACGGCGACACCGTCGCTGCGAACTTCGGCACCGCTACCGATCCGTCCAACGGTTCGGCTTCCATCACGACTGGTGCGGCTTCCGCCACTGGCAATGACTCCACGACGAACGTCTCTCAGGCGATCAACGCGAACTCGACGGGTGGCCTCGTGCTGCCTGATCAGACCGCGCTCGTGGTCAATGCCGGTATCGGTATCGCCAACACCGGTCTCAACCTTGCCGTGGGTAACGGCTCGGTGAACGTCGCTGCCGCTGCTCAGGCCGCAACCGTGGTCAACAACGGCGACGACTCTGTTGCATCCAACTTCGGTGATGCCACGACGACGAGCAACGGCTCGGCGTCGGTCACCACCGGCTCTGCCGACTCGCTCGGCAACTCGGGCAGCACCAACGTCGCTCAGGCCGTCAACACCAATGGTGCTGACATCGTCCTGGCCGACCAGACCGCTGCCGTCATCAACTTCGGCCTCGGTGTGTCCAACACTGGCCTCAACGCTGCTATTGGCAATGCCTCTATCAACGTTGCTGCCACGGCACAGACCGCGACCGTCAATCCGGCTCAGTCGGATGCAGTTGCAAGCAACTTCGGCGATGCCGCCACCAACAGTGACGGTTCCGCCAGCATCACCACCGGCAATGCCACCTCCGTGGGCAGCGCCGCCGACTCGACCTTTGCGCAGACCGCGAACGCCAATGGCGCCAACGGCTTCCTGCTCACGGATCAGACGGCGATCGCGGCCAACATCGGCCTTGGCTTTGCCAACACCGGCCTGAACCTGGCTATCGGCAACGTCGCGATTTCGGTCGCCGCTGTCGGTCAGCTCGCTCAGGTCCTCTTCGGTGGTACCGACGACGCAGTGGCGGCGAACTTCGGTTCGACGAAGACGGAGAGCAATGGCTCCTCGTCGATCACCACCGGCGCCGGCTCTGCCGTGGGCAGCCGTTCGACCACGAACGTTGCCCAGGCCGCCAACATCGACGGTGCGGGTTTCTCGCTCCCCGATCAGACGGCTGTCGCAGTG
Above is a genomic segment from Acidimicrobiales bacterium containing:
- a CDS encoding peptidylprolyl isomerase, with protein sequence MPNSRSRRNNPSKQERAALQSAARQANQNRKQRRGLGYAVAIALVAILFTFGVLGQNLNGRGKKSTATTTPDQNIAGKPPCPKLDGSSKRQLIFDTAPGPCVDKNKVYDAVIQTTAGTLTVEIYPARAYNAANNFIFLALYHFYDGLPFHRVLRDTFVQTGDPVAPGITSAGYEFPDDGLPASSSQYVKGAMLFAHEAADANGSQILIISGPGGASLNPTFPLFGQVKKGFGVLDKINAGASNNVNMPTLRYSIVTVEVHEHKG